One Solanum lycopersicum chromosome 2, SLM_r2.1 genomic region harbors:
- the LOC112940996 gene encoding uncharacterized protein: MWRTSTRVKDENHGCCREKCVSCLAEKLLEQHSIAAELDIDVSRKEIEILYIVEEVGVANVIINSDIVDVKTDKCDWTRKASCMKKSDVFIVINFNSEHTCSMRERVLTKVQATVRFVSGVTAPKMVNYKRIYTPRDIIDDIREYYGVEIFYQQAWRAKERALSMIRGKPSAGYRRMLQYIHMLKTVYPDSYIRMHKTEEDEFMYLFIALRPFIRGFKYCRPVVVVDGAHLSGAYKGIFVSATTLDGAGCIFPLAYGVVDTENDCSWTWFFEQFKHAFGDRKDMCVVPYRNESIMKSVRIVFPDVAHYVCIWHLWKNLCGNFKRSRKAISDLFYSMAKAYRKEDFDK; encoded by the exons ATGTGGCGTACATCTACGCGAGTCAAGGATGAAAATCACGGCTGTTGCAGGGAAAAATGTGTGAGCTGCCTCGCTGAAAAGCTGTTGGAGCAGCACT CAATTGCAGCCGAGTTGGATATTGATGTATcaaggaaagaaattgaaattctaTACATTGTAGAAG AAGTTGGAGTTGCAAATGTTATAATCAATTCAGATAttgttgatgtgaagacag ACAAATGTGATTGGACTAGGAAGGCGTCGTGCATGAAAAAATCTGATGTATTCATTGTTATAAATTTCAATAGTGAACATACGTGTTCGATGAGGGAGAGGGTATTAACCAAAGTCCAAGCAACAGTCAGATTTGTAAGTGGAGTGACAGCTCCAAAAATGGTCAATTATAAACGAATTTATACACCAAGAgatataattgatgatattagagaatattatggggttgaaaTATTTTACCAGCAAGCATGGCGTGCTAAAGAACGTGCGCTCTCCATGATTAGGGGAAAACCATCTGCAGGATATAGACGGATGTTGCAATACATACACATGTTAAAAACTGTGTATCCAGATTCTTATATAAGAATGCATAAGACTGAAGAGGATGAATTTATGTATCTGTTCATCGCCTTAAGACCATTCATTAGGGGATTTAAATACTGCAGACCAGTAGTTGTTGTGGATGGTGCACATCTGAGTGGAGCTTACAAAGGGATATTTGTCTCAGCAACCACACTTGATGGCGcag GTTGCATATTTCCATTGGCATATGGTGTTGTTGACACCGAAAATGATTGTTCGTGGACATGGTTTTTCGAACAGTTCAAACATGCATTTGGCGATAGAAAAGATATGTGTGTTGTTCCATATAGAAATGAGAGTATCATGAAGAGTGTTAGGATTGTGTTCCCCGATGTAGCTCATTATGTATGCATCTGGCATCTTTGGAAGAATTTATGTGGAAACTTCAAAAGGAGCAGAAAGGCCATAAGTGATCTATTCTACTCTATGGCCAAGGCATATAGAAAGGAAGATTTTGATAAGTAG
- the LOC138342272 gene encoding uncharacterized protein, whose product MAKVDRIDHRIKEYLEYAGYEKWSRVHATVNTGRMMTSNIAECINSCLVEARQLTILKFLEEVRILFGSWHCKNGEVPSYTKDTLGRKFEELLIINAAKSSKMEVVPLSEFIFSVYENGRRYIVCLERKVFCCGRFQLDEIPCSHAIAVLKKKNVTDMNSYYSYYYKPDALAKTYEIPMVPMPHKEDWSNPKHVVAETVYPPRYRRSPR is encoded by the exons ATGGCTAAGGTTGATAGAATTGATCACAGGATTAAGGAGTACCTTGAATATGCAGGTTACGAAAAGTGGTCAAGAGTTCATGCAACAGTAAACACAGGTAGAATGATGACTTCAAACATTGCAGAATGTATCAATAGTTGTCTTGTTGAAGCACGCCAATTAACTATATTAAAATTCTTGGAAGAGGTTAGAATTCTTTTTGGATCTTGGCATTGCAAAAATGGAGAAGTACCCTCATACACAAAGGACACATTAGGTAGAAAATTTGAGGAATTGTTGATTATAAACGCGGCTAAAAGTTCAAAAATGGAG GTTGTTCCATTATCTGAGTTTATTTTCTCAGTTTATGAAAATGGAAGAAGATATATTGTTTGTCTTGAGCGGAAAGTATTTTGTTGTGGTAGATTTCAACTAGATGAGATACCTTGTTCACATGCAATCGCtgtattgaaaaaaaagaatgtcaccGATATGAATTCGTATTACTCTTATTATTACAAGCCTGATGCGTTggcaaaaacatatgaaattccAATGGTACCAATGCCACATAAGGAAGATTGGTCAAATCCTAAACACGTGGTAGCTGAAACTGTGTATCCACCTAGATACAGAAGATCACCTAGATga